AGGCGGAGTACCTCCGCGTGCGGCAGGAGCTCAAcgcgacgagcagccaggACGAGTTTGCGAAATGGGCcaagctgcggcggcagcatgaTAAGCTGCTTGACAAGCTCGACGCGGCGAGTACGTCCCCCTCCCAACACCCTTCTCCTTAATTTTTCTTTTTGCCACCGGCTGCGCACACGAGACGGGGACGATGCTGATTGGTACCGGTTGGCGACTTGCAGAaaagggcctcgaggcgtcGCGGAGCAAGTTCGACAACTACCTCACGGCGGTGCGACTGCTGCTGACCAAGGCGCCGCAATATTTCCTGCCGTTTTGGTACGGCAAGGAGGCCATGTTCTGGCTGCCGTACGGCTGGTTCCCGTACTACGCCGAGTGGATCATCTCGttcccgcgcgcgccgctgggcAGCGTGAGCGCCCCGTCGTGGCAGCTCGCCTGCTCGGGCTTCATCGCGCTCGTTTCCGAGCTGGTCGTGTTTGTGTGGACGGCGCTGTTCAGCCgcaaggccgcggcggagggcaGCAGTACCACCAGGGAGAAGGGACAACagcaggccaagacgccgaagaagaaggtggccgtgccggccgagcagtcggagaagaaggagttGTAAAAGATACAGGCGGCATACACATATATCACGGGGCGAAGGCTACCGctacggccgccgccgccgccgctactaACTTATTTACTACGTGCATTATATGAGCATTGGGCATCGGGGCGCAATAAAATGTATCTCCCTTAAAATTTGACGCAAAGTTCATCATTGCTTGACGCTGAGACTTTGTAACACGATAGAGAAGAACCCTTGGCAGGGTTATTTGGGATTGTTCTAGGCAACATATTGACTCTAGCGACCACGGGAAAGAGGATCGCCAAAGCTTCGAAAGTGCCAATGCGCATGTAGGGATCTACGCTCGCGTCACGGGGAGACGGAGGGGGCTGCgggacgatgaggacgagcGATTGGTTTATTAGTTCTATCATGCGAGAAATAGAAGAgtgtcgatgtcggcgacggcgacggcgacgaggctgcgggAAGGGGAGAGCAAAGTGGCCGATGGCAGTTGCTGCGAgttgaagaagaaaagaatGGTGAGAGGAGGAATTTTTTGGTGGGCAGGATATTAACGAAGCGCTGGCGCCCCACCTTGCAGGCCAGCCCCACCTGGGTGTTGATGAATGAGCGGACGGGCGCTGCCGCACCTCCTCCAACTGATGGCCCCCCCCTGGCGATGACGCCTGTCGTCCTAACATCCTTCGGCAACTACTAATGTTACTGCACCCTGGCCTGGTTCGTTTATTTACTTGGTTGATGACGAATGCACTTgggcctgctcgaggcgTTTCGCCAAGATGCGCCCCCCGTACCTCGTACTTTCGCATCTGAGTATTTCCCCGTCGCTGCTCTGGTGACACCGTCCTCTGTCACTCTCGGCCTCTCTCTCAGCCCTGATGAACGTCTGCGAGAACGGCGAGATCAGAGCCCGTCTACAGCAGACTCCACGACATGAGCGATACCAAGGATGCAGATGCAGACACGCCCGCGCaaggcgatgcggcggcgcagcagcagcagcagccctcgGCCGCAGACGAGCTCTGGCACCTGTCGCTCAACGACTCTAAGCCTGACACGatcgtcctcctccatggcctAGGCAGCTCGCATTGCGAGTGGGAGCTCGTCTCATCGCATCTTGGCGCCTACCACCTCCTCGTGCCAGACCTTCCGGGACActcgtcatcggcgggcCTCTCGCCCTGCTCCATCCCCGCGCAGGCCACGCGTGTTGCCGACCTGATccgtcggcgcgcgcatggcggcgtcgcgcacctcgtcggcatgtccatgggcggcttcgtggccgtcgagacggcgcgcgcgcacgctcCCCTCGTGCGCTCCGTCTTCGGCTCCGGCTGCGGGCCCTTTGCCGGCTGGCGcctctgggcggcgcggtacCCAGGCGCGCTTgtcgcgctgcaggcggcgcacAGTATGCTCCCCGCCTTGCTGGCTGACCGTATCAACGacgcggcatggcgggcgcaGGGGCTGACGGTAGGCGAGGACCTACGCAGCGACATCAGGCGCAACGCTCGCGGGGCGCTCCTCAGGGAGGTGTTTGGGAGCATCGCCCTCGTGGAGCTGggcgcgctgcgggcggcgccgccgacggccagggcgctggccgtgacgggcggcaggatggaggacgtcgaggcgacgcggaggctgggcgcggcgctcaaggcgGGCTGCGCGCAGAGCAGGGCCGCCATCGTCCGGGAGGCGGTGCACCCGTGGAACCTGCAGTTCCCAGAGCTGTTCGCCAGAGGCGTGTGCGCGTGGGTCGAGGAAGAGCCGTTGCCTGAAGAGTACGAGGACCTGCTGCCCGAGACTCTAGGCAAGGAGTAATTCGGCGTGCCCCCCTCGTGGGTGGTTGGCGTTTTGCTCAGACTGGGCAACAAGAGGGAGAAGTGGGAAAGAGATATTTCTTTGTGGCTCTCAAACAACTTATCATACAAGGCATTAGGAACACCATCTTCGTCCCGCGGCTgggctacctacctacccaccTACCTACGTTCCTatcggccagccagccacaTGAACCAGGTGCCAAACCACAAGACGATCCTGAAGCGCCAGTACCGCCACCCCGTCCAGTGTcccatggcgatgcggtcGCGCGACGTCTTGAGCgtccgccgtgcccgcggAAGCGCCAGCGCGTCGTACGCcgtgacggcctcgtcgagcgaaCCCGCCGCGCACAGCCGGCTGGCCAGGTCCCAGCCGTCTTTGAGGGCCAGgttggcgccgttgccggcaAACGGGCTGACGGCATGGTTGCTGtcgccgaggaagacgacgccggggagggggagggaccCATCGGCATCGATGTGGCCAAACGGCTCCAGGTCCCGTGCCGGCAACACAAACGACGTGTCCTGCTCCGTGGCGCGCACGACGCTGGGGAACGGCTCCGCGATGGATCGCCCAAgagcgagggcctcgtccttgagcgccgcaaaggccgtcgccgacgtgcgGTCGTACGCCACGGGGCGCGCGCTCTCGGGCTCGAGCCGGCTCAGCGCCCAGACGACGCCGGTCTTGTCGACGGGGGAGAAGAAGcacgccgcgccctcgcccgtgAGCACCATGCCCCAATCCCTAtcgaggggcggcgggaggcccCCCGGGAAgcggcccacgccgccgagttgcacggcgccggcgtagcggaggagggcgtcgcggccgggtCGCAGGCTGGCGCGCAACTTGCtgtgcgcgccgtcggcggcgatgaggaggtGGCAGTCCTCGGTGGTCGGCGGCTCAGGATGgccatcgccagcgccggcgctgggggACGGGGAGATGTGCACGCGTATCATGCCGTTTGGGAGGCGCTCCGCCGCGGTGCACGTCCGGTGCCAGCGGATGGCGTCAGTccgctcgacgccctcgatgaGCACGTCGCGGACGTCCCGTCGCGTGATGCGGATGACCGCCGtgggcaggccggcgtgcggcgcggcgttgacgcgcagcagctcgcgccAGGCGGAGGCGTCCCAGATGCGAAAccctcccgcgccgtcgcccgcagcaccgtccccggcgacggcgcgggcgagcatctcgtcgagcaggccgaggtcgCGGCAGGCGATgagcccgccgtcggcgtcggcgccgtgcagggACAGCGAGTAGCCCTCGCGGGCGGggccgatgcggcggccgtcgcggtcgaggagcagcagctcgggcGCGGACCCGGCGGACGGCGGGGCTGAGTCCCAGAGCCTGCgcagggcgatggcgaagGACAGGCCGGCCATGCCgcagccggcgacgatgattttcttgccggcgaggaaatgcggaggaggaggaggctgcgtcgtcgtcgtcgtcgccgccgccgccatggttgATGCGTGGATGGGGTTGCGTGTAAGGAAGTCACGagtgatggtgatgatggtgggcTGGACGATGAGCTTTAATGcagccgacgatgaggcgAATCTGTTGTTGTGGTGATGCTCCGTGCCGCCGAGTTGGCCGTGTTCCGGGTGTCACAGCATCGCGGCCCAACATCCAACGGgctttatatattaaagacGGGTTTCCCTGTCTGCCTTTTTGCCTGCCCGTTCATGGCCATCAAGCGTCATCAGGGTACAACCATGCCCGTCCATCGTCAACACTAGGTGCCCAGGCATTCCTCCTGTCCTCCTTCGTAACTACGAAATACTTCCTCATACAAGCGTCTCGTAGCAGCTTGTTTACGCCCCAGCCCCCCCCTCGTGGCTGACGACGCGCCAGCCGCTGGCGTCAACCTAAGCAATTCGAGCGGTAGCAGCAACAGCTGCCGCACGCAGCACA
Above is a genomic segment from Purpureocillium takamizusanense chromosome 2, complete sequence containing:
- the GET1 gene encoding GET complex subunit get1 (EggNog:ENOG503P1QW~TransMembrane:1 (n4-15c20/21o161-184i)~COG:U~SECRETED:SignalP(1-20~SECRETED:cutsite=INA-IG~SECRETED:prob=0.3598)), yielding MSTLLFVIFAIELLAHVINAIGAAQINSLLWTLINYLPVSTSKAAAEQRKLQAEYLRVRQELNATSSQDEFAKWAKLRRQHDKLLDKLDAAKKGLEASRSKFDNYLTAVRLLLTKAPQYFLPFWYGKEAMFWLPYGWFPYYAEWIISFPRAPLGSVSAPSWQLACSGFIALVSELVVFVWTALFSRKAAAEGSSTTREKGQQQAKTPKKKVAVPAEQSEKKEL
- a CDS encoding uncharacterized protein (COG:S~EggNog:ENOG503P7T4), whose product is MSDTKDADADTPAQGDAAAQQQQQPSAADELWHLSLNDSKPDTIVLLHGLGSSHCEWELVSSHLGAYHLLVPDLPGHSSSAGLSPCSIPAQATRVADLIRRRAHGGVAHLVGMSMGGFVAVETARAHAPLVRSVFGSGCGPFAGWRLWAARYPGALVALQAAHSMLPALLADRINDAAWRAQGLTVGEDLRSDIRRNARGALLREVFGSIALVELGALRAAPPTARALAVTGGRMEDVEATRRLGAALKAGCAQSRAAIVREAVHPWNLQFPELFARGVCAWVEEEPLPEEYEDLLPETLGKE
- a CDS encoding uncharacterized protein (COG:C~EggNog:ENOG503P2H5~TransMembrane:2 (o20-40i434-451o)) produces the protein MAAAATTTTTQPPPPPHFLAGKKIIVAGCGMAGLSFAIALRRLWDSAPPSAGSAPELLLLDRDGRRIGPAREGYSLSLHGADADGGLIACRDLGLLDEMLARAVAGDGAAGDGAGGFRIWDASAWRELLRVNAAPHAGLPTAVIRITRRDVRDVLIEGVERTDAIRWHRTCTAAERLPNGMIRVHISPSPSAGAGDGHPEPPTTEDCHLLIAADGAHSKLRASLRPGRDALLRYAGAVQLGGVGRFPGGLPPPLDRDWGMVLTGEGAACFFSPVDKTGVVWALSRLEPESARPVAYDRTSATAFAALKDEALALGRSIAEPFPSVVRATEQDTSFVLPARDLEPFGHIDADGSLPLPGVVFLGDSNHAVSPFAGNGANLALKDGWDLASRLCAAGSLDEAVTAYDALALPRARRTLKTSRDRIAMGHWTGWRYWRFRIVLWFGTWFMWLAGR